The Primulina eburnea isolate SZY01 chromosome 12, ASM2296580v1, whole genome shotgun sequence genome includes the window ACACGTAGCTGAGAACATACTGAGGGCGGTGGATGCTGAATCTTTGCATTGTTTCAAGCAGTCTCTCATCTTCTTAGGGTATGTAGAAGTCTTGGTTTCACCGAGTCTTCACGTTGCATATGTTGTCTTATTTCATGTTTTGATTGAGTCGGTGTGAGGGTTATATCATGGTTGCTTTGGCAGTTTGACGTCTGTTGCCTTGCTTTCGTGGGCTTTGGCCATGGCAGATATTACTTTCAGTCTGCCATGATAACCTTTTCTCTATGAAAAGGTTGTTTTTTGTATTACCAATCCCTGGTTTTGCAGGCTTCTTTTCTGGTAAACTGCATCCCCCCTTGCAACCTTCTTGTTATGTAATTCTCTCCTTGAAATGGTCCGTTGCTTTGTAGCCTTGTGGTGTTAGTTGTCTATCGATGAATAAAAGCGCACTTTTATGTAATTTTCTTGTTTACTTTCTTATCTTTCTGTAAGATCGGTTACCATACCTGTTACCTAACGCAGCTAACAGTACCCGAAGGACAGGTTACTAGCCCTTTAATAGTTGTCAAACTAAGATTTAAATAAACCAACTTCTTTGGTCTTATACGAGATGCAATTAGTAGGCCGACTTGATAGATCTGCAACATGTTCCACTGCCATTAGAAATACCCCAACTAAATCAAGATCTTCGGACCTTAAGCTTCAAGAGCAGGCTCGTCGTCTATGTTTGCACCTTGGCTCTTTTCTTAGAGGGTTTGATCAGCTGATCATCCATCAGTTTTACCTGTTTTGTCAGAAATGATCATCTTACGCCGTGTTCTTTTTTCTCCGACAATTTCTTGTCCGATCTTATGGAGAGAGTATCGAGAGCTCCGAATTCTCTGAAGTACGGCAACATGCATCCGTGATTTGGCTCTCTTAGTAACTAATAAGAAATCACGCCATCACATAACACATTCACCTGTAACCAAGGGTATGTAACAGCAATCATGGTAATATCTTGAGGGAACGGTTTAAAGTAAATGGATGCAATTTAGAAACAAGTGAGATGTAAATAATAGGTCGGGCAGGACGTCAAAGCAAAAGTTTCACACATTTTTACTCCATACTACTATATTCTCTTGCATCATGACTTGCTTTTTTTTTATAACACTAGCATTACAAACCACAAATGAACTGAAATCCAGGCACATGGGAATTGTCTTCATGGATACAAGATTCCCATATCTCTAACGTGCGAATGGTATGGATTTTTCAAGTATAATCCGAAGCCATCTCTTGATAAACATCGTATCCTCGAAAAAGAATAGATGAACTCCATGATGGTGAGAAACATAATGAAGTCGACATAATACTTCACGTGGAGTGGCTATTTGTGATCTACACGAACATTTTGGTAAAAGGGGTGGTTGAATTATAGTCAGAATTTCATAATCTCATGGCCCGAAAGTCAAGTGAAACTCTCTAGGCCAGGTCTTTTTTGACACTTTCATCGCATGACGATGAACGGTTTGGATTCATCGGATGTCCAATTCATTCAGCATTATCTTGTGTTCTTTTTACATTTTCAAAGATTATATTTTTAAACCCTGAAGATCAGATCTGCCAGTGAATTTTCTGTTTGGAGATTCATCGTCTAGATCTAAGTGATTTTTTGTTTTGAGGTGGATATACTACAAAACCCATTTGTTGCTTCCGATTTCTTCACCACGTCATCGAAGTTTTTCCATTTTTGTACTCCGGGTTTTTGAGCGCCTGATATCGGATAAAACTTAGCTCAAGCCATGCCGCCGACCACGATTCGGAAAGCCATTGGGACGGTGAAGGACCAAGCCAGCATCGGGATCGCTAAGGTTGCCAGCAACATGGCGCCGGAGCTGGAAGTCGCCATAGTGAAAGCCACCAGTCACGATGATGACCCGGCATCCGAGAAGTATATTAGGGAGATTCTCCGTTTGAACTCTCTCTCTCGTGGTTATGTTAACGCCTGTGTGGTTGCTATATCTAAAAGATTGGGGAAGACTCGGGATTGGATCGTTGTCCTCAAGTGTTTGATGTTAATTCATCGTTTGCTCAACGACGGAGATGCTGTTTTCCAGCAGGAGATCATGTATGCTACTAGAAGGGGGACTAGATTATTGAACTTGTCGGATTTCCGTGATGAGGCTCATTCCAATTCATGGGATCATTCCGCATTTGTTAGAACCTATGCCCTGTACTTGGATCAGAGACTTGAGTTGATGGTTTATGATCGGAAACAAAGTGGAAATGGGGTTGAAATGCAAGGATTTGGCAGTAGAGAGGATCTGCAGGATTATAGATCGCCCCCACGATCAAACAGGGGATATGATGATTTCCATGAATATCGGGACAGACAGCAGTCATCTGGGGACGTCAGAGAATCCACAGAGGGGAGGAAAGATCTTACCCCGCTGAGCGAAATGAAGCCGGACAGGGTTCTTGGGAAGATGGGTCATTTGCAGAGACTGTTGGACCGGTTCTTGTCTTGTCGACCCACGGGTCTAGCCAAGAATGAGAGGATGATTCTGGTGGCACTGTATGCAATGGTCAAGGAGAGCTTCAAGTTCTATGCTGATGTGTGCGAGGTTCTGGCAGTACTTCTAGATAAGTTCTTTGATATGGAGTATCAAGATTGTGTGAAAGCTTTTGATGCCTATGCTAGCGCAGCTAAGCAGATTGATGAGCTTGTAGGATTCTTTTATTGGTGCAGAGATGTAGGAGTGGCTAGGTCTTCTGAGTATCCGGAAGTGCAGAAGATTAATAGTAAGCTGCTGGAGACTTTGGGGGACTTCGTGCGGGACAGGGCGAAGGCGATGAAGAGCCCTGAACGAAAAGCGGAGATCAAGCCAGTTGCTCAAGAGGAGAAGCTGTTGTCTGATGTGAATGAGATCAAAGCATTGCCGCCTCCAGAAAATTATACCCCTCCACCACCTGAGCCAGATATGCCTAAGCCCATTGTCCAAGAGACTCGGGATTTAGTGGATCTACGGGATGAGGGAGTGACTGCTGATGATCAAGGCAACAAATTTGCTTTGGCGCTGTTTGCTGGGCCGGCGACAAACAATGGAAATGGCTCATGGGAAGCATTTCCTTCGAATGGAGAGCCAGAGGTGACTTCTGCTTGGCAGAATCCGGCAGCCGAGAGTGGAAAGGCTGATTGGGAACTAGCCCTGGTAGAATCTGCCAGTAATTTGTCCAAGCAGAAGGCTGCAATGGGTGGGGAACTTGATCCTTTACTGTTGAATGGCATGTATGATCAGGGAATGGTTCGGCAACATGTGAGCACAGCCCAATTGAGTGGTGGTAGCGCCAGCAGTGTAGCATTGCCAGGTACTGGAACAAGCAAAACTCCAGTGTTAGCACTTCCTGCGCCAGATGGAACAGTCCAGGCTGTTGGACAAGATCCATTTGCTGCATCTTTGAGCATTCCCCCGCCAGCATATGTGCAGATGTCAGAGATGGAAAAGAAGCAACACATGTTATTGCAGGAGCAGATGCTATGGCAACAGTATTCGAGAGACGGCATGCAAGGTCAAACCAGTTTGCACAAGATCGGTGCCACGCAGGCTCATGGTATGCCACCAGTAAATGGACCTTATGGATATCACTTCACCTCTTACTGATTTTTCAGCAAATTTACTTAACACTCTTGTTTTCCTTTGCATTCTATGTTATATTGCTTGCGATCGCGCATGACCATGGGCATAGAAAGGGCATGATATGCTGAAGGTACCAATGCAGGGGCTTTGTTTGAGATTCTTCAGTCCAAAAACATTAAATTGATGTAATTAATTGGTATCTTAGTGGTAGCTGCTATGTTGCATTTCTTTTGAACTTGCAAGTTGTCCGAGTGCTGTTGCCGGCTGTGGTATGATTATTGGTTCTCCTGCTCCTTAACAAAAAGATAAAGGAAGCTTTCCCAGATTCCATGTGCAAAGAGAAAGCGTAAAGCTTCCATTGGTGGAGCATCTTCTTTAAAGCCTTCGGTACCTCTGCATGTCTAAAGTTTATCAATGGCTTCTATGGCCAACACTAACGATTAAAATTCAAATAGATTAATCAACcaaaatcttgattttgatgcgTCAAAGCTATTCTTTCAACAGATATGATAGTATGAGATAAATAATTTCCATACATACGTATATATAAGCAAAAAcctgtgtgaaacggtctcacgggtcgtattttgtgagacggatctcttatttgtgtcatccatgaaaaaatattactttttatgctaagagtattaatttttattatgaatatcggttatttgggtcatccatgaaaaagttttattttttatgctaaaattattaccttttatgctaagaatattgttttttattgtgaatattggtagggttgacccgtctcacaaattaagattcgtgagaccgtctcacaagagacttgtTCAAATATTTCCCAGTTAATCTTTAATTATAACAAGTGACTGTGGCATATACATTGCATGTACATAATGTAATCGGGAAACATTATGAATTAATAGTATATAAACATTATGCATGGCGTGGGtaacatatattaatttaaagtatttaatttatttagggtgtgtttggttgagtggattaactaaggatagattaatagtccaatatttatcgttaaaattttaagttgttttaataatcatttttgacccggtttaacatccaattttatggataattatttgattaataaaattgaatcttaaaccgggtcaaaatgattattaaaacaacttaaaatgttaacgataaatattggactattaatctatccttttttaatccactcaaccaaacacacccttaaTGTACTATTATACTGTATAAAATTTAGTGAGACATCAGATTTGGAAGCTACCTAGTAGTTGAAAATATATTATAGGCAAATAAATAAACGAGAGagcaaaaaataataaaaaattaagctTCTAACACCAGAtgacagaaacaatattccacTCATAAACTGGAAAGACGATTATATTTCACAAATATCACATCGATAATCCAAAAATTCTGccacctttttttaaaaaaaaatataaaagtttatctGGAAATTCATCACCCAGAGTCTATAATTTAAAATAGATGATACTTGAGTGAGTTtaatatgagaccgtctcacggatactaatttgtgagacgggtcaatcctacccatattcacaataaaaaactaatactcttagcataaaaaattatactttttcatggataacccaaataagagatccgtctcacaaatttgaccatgagaccgtctcacacaagtttttgccacgATACTTATATGTTAAATAATGAATATAAGTTTTAGATATATAGAAATTGAATGGTTaagaatatatataaaataagaaattcaATCTAAAtggatatataaattaaaatgcttttcatacttaaaaagaTATAAAATTGTAAAAACAAATGGGCAGATAATCTTGCAAATCTATTTCATCATATCAAATAATCTGTTTCATAATGTCATGTTTAATCCACAATCTTTAATTTCTCCCTAGTATATATATTGCTGATAGAAActtttttgttgcaaaaaaaaaaaaaaaaaaaacttatatacATGAATGATTGAAgatattaatgatttttaaaaccTAATAATGATTAATTTCTATAAAAATCATCTTCcccaattataaataaaaaaaacttaaaaattcTTATAACTGCTTAAAACAAAAAGTTTTATTTTGTACTGGAAAACTACTACTAACTATgcctttttttaaaacaaaaagaacTACTAACTCAATAGTTATGTGTGAGTACTTGAAAACAACTACTaactatgttttttttttttttttttttttttttaaaagaaatactAACTCAATAGTAATCCGTGATTTTTCAATATAAAACTATAGCAGGGGCTACATGCACCAATTACCATCCGAGACTCCAAATCCCTGCAAGGCTACACCAAGGTATATATGTTAGAGAAAATCCATAAATCATATAATTTATAATGTTAAATCATTAAAAGATTGACTAAAAACTTAAGTGAAAGCATACTTAAAACCACAATTCTGGGTTGTTTAAAACATGTATTGATGATCTTCAAGATTTACGTGTTCTTTTTATTGGGACAATCTTTTACTTTTTCTCTTCTGAACTATTTTCTTAATGAGTGAGAGAATATTGAACATGATAACACGCGATATGAGGATCATGACCCATATATAAATAATGTCTATCattatcttctgatatttatGTTTTAGCTCATCATAAAAACAGAAAGTACACTTATGTCTACATTAAATGTTTACAT containing:
- the LOC140807167 gene encoding probable clathrin assembly protein At4g32285, which translates into the protein MPPTTIRKAIGTVKDQASIGIAKVASNMAPELEVAIVKATSHDDDPASEKYIREILRLNSLSRGYVNACVVAISKRLGKTRDWIVVLKCLMLIHRLLNDGDAVFQQEIMYATRRGTRLLNLSDFRDEAHSNSWDHSAFVRTYALYLDQRLELMVYDRKQSGNGVEMQGFGSREDLQDYRSPPRSNRGYDDFHEYRDRQQSSGDVRESTEGRKDLTPLSEMKPDRVLGKMGHLQRLLDRFLSCRPTGLAKNERMILVALYAMVKESFKFYADVCEVLAVLLDKFFDMEYQDCVKAFDAYASAAKQIDELVGFFYWCRDVGVARSSEYPEVQKINSKLLETLGDFVRDRAKAMKSPERKAEIKPVAQEEKLLSDVNEIKALPPPENYTPPPPEPDMPKPIVQETRDLVDLRDEGVTADDQGNKFALALFAGPATNNGNGSWEAFPSNGEPEVTSAWQNPAAESGKADWELALVESASNLSKQKAAMGGELDPLLLNGMYDQGMVRQHVSTAQLSGGSASSVALPGTGTSKTPVLALPAPDGTVQAVGQDPFAASLSIPPPAYVQMSEMEKKQHMLLQEQMLWQQYSRDGMQGQTSLHKIGATQAHGMPPVNGPYGYHFTSY